A genomic region of Anopheles aquasalis chromosome Y, idAnoAquaMG_Q_19, whole genome shotgun sequence contains the following coding sequences:
- the LOC126579712 gene encoding uncharacterized protein LOC126579712 isoform X2, with protein MVRVRAYGGEGYEKQHTQVSARHQQHERRGRSVPDSKEARQNDILIGWFALPLSACVRTAAKGTRNNTPRFLPGTSNMNVEEEVFRIRKKLGKMTSLSNGSRACVRRRRVRETTHPDFCQAPAT; from the exons ATGGTTCG cgtgcgtgcgtacggcggcgaagggtacgagaaacaacacacccaggtttctgccaggcaccagcaacatgaacgtcgaggaagaagtgttccggattcGAAAGAAGCTCGGCAAAACGACATCCTTATCGGATGGTTCG CTTTACCTctttcagcgtgcgtgcgtacggcggcgaagggtacgagaaacaacacacccaggtttctgccaggcaccagcaacatgaacgtcgaggaagaagtgttccggattcgaaagaagctcggcaaaatgacatccttGTCGAATGGCTCG cgtgcgtgcgtacggcggcgaagggtacgagaaacaacacacccag atttctgccaggcaccagcaacatga
- the LOC126579712 gene encoding uncharacterized protein LOC126579712 isoform X3, whose product MVRVRAYGGEGYEKQHTQVSARHQQHERRGRSVPDSKEARQNDILIGWFACVRTAAKGTRNNTPRFLPGTSNMNVEGEVFRIQKKLGKMTSLSDGSRACVRRRRIPETTHPDFCQAPAT is encoded by the exons ATGGTTCG cgtgcgtgcgtacggcggcgaagggtacgagaaacaacacacccaggtttctgccaggcaccagcaacatgaacgtcgaggaagaagtgttccggattcGAAAGAAGCTCGGCAAAACGACATCCTTATCGGATGGTTCG cgtgcgtgcgtacggcggcgaagggtacgagaaacaacacacccaggtttctgccaggcaccagcaacatgaacgtcgagggagaagtgttccggattcagaagaagctcggcaaaatgacatccttATCGGATGGCTCG cgtgcgtgcgtacggcggcgaaGGATAccagaaacaacacacccagatttctgccaggcaccagcaacatga
- the LOC126579712 gene encoding uncharacterized protein LOC126579712 isoform X1 translates to MVRFTSFSVRAYGGEGYEKQHTQVSARHQQHERRGRSVPDSKEARQNDILVEWLACVRTAAKGTRNNTPRFLPGTSNMNVEGEVFRIQKKLGKMTSLSDGSRACVRRRRIPETTHPDFCQAPAT, encoded by the exons ATGGTTCG CTTTACCTctttcagcgtgcgtgcgtacggcggcgaagggtacgagaaacaacacacccaggtttctgccaggcaccagcaacatgaacgtcgaggaagaagtgttccggattcgaaagaagctcggcaaaatgacatccttGTCGAATGGCTCG cgtgcgtgcgtacggcggcgaagggtacgagaaacaacacacccaggtttctgccaggcaccagcaacatgaacgtcgagggagaagtgttccggattcagaagaagctcggcaaaatgacatccttATCGGATGGCTCG cgtgcgtgcgtacggcggcgaaGGATAccagaaacaacacacccagatttctgccaggcaccagcaacatga
- the LOC126580019 gene encoding myosin heavy chain 95F isoform X2, whose product MDSTLIWARDIQDGYVQGRITEIGSTEYEVQPLNSKLPKRNCMPEDIFPSCELPSDHDDNCELLFLNEATLLDNIRNRYYKDKIYTYVAHILIAVNPYKEINGLYSPETLKRYSGRSIGELPPHVYAIADKAIRDMRVLKMSQSIIVSGESGAGKTESTKYLLKFLCDTSATAGPIEQKILDANPILEAFGNAKTTRNNNSSRFGKFIEVHYDRRCQVVGGHISHYLLEKSRICTQSPDERNYHVFYLLCAGAPPALREKLGLTRPDDYRYLAGCTQYFTRPQTEARVPEAYKSRVHQTKGPLRDPVLDDFEDFRQLDEALGRLGLSENERVQIYSLVAAVLHLGNIRFEENPEDTKGGCRITNDSEASLIVTARLIGLDASELRQALMSRVMTSKGGGVKGTVIMVLLKVHEANNARDALAKALYSKLFDHIVRLINQNIPFQASSYYIGVLDIAGFEYFTVNSFEQFCINYCNEKLQKFFNDNILAAEQVLYAREGLNVREIKYTDNQDIIDLIEAKANGIFNLLDEESKLPRPSYSHFTSEVHSAWNGHYRLSLPRASRLKTHRSLRDDEGFLIRHFAGAVCYNTNQFIEKNNDALHASLEGLVQESENALLNALFSAGKPGSPPNVGKLSFISVGSKFKSQLGELLEKLRNNGTNFIRCIKPNNRMTDHSFEGGLALAQLKYSGTNSVLELMEYGYPSRVPFTELYNMYTNYLPPELARLQPRTFCEAMLHSLQLNSNDFKFGITKVFFRPGKFVEFDRIMRSDPENLKSIVAKVKRWMVRSRWTKSIRATLCAIKIKNRIIYRNKCIVLLQKTIRGYLVRKQHLVRLRGIGKVKAIEANLSKMHNIAGQLRSADRDSMQERIRAVQTLIEQAIAMIRANPNISGATIDQQYDNIMRRFDEDMKLINVKLQEQRNAEEQERLNKIKQALEAEQRRKEEEERRQREEEETRKKKAEMEARRKEEELRRVRQEDEDRKAALALQAQLEKEAQEDIQYRQQLEQERRDHELAVRLAQESNGQVEESPPSLRKSEAIRAQQQLVEKQKHDLSKWKYSELRDAINTSCDIELLEACRHEFHRRLKVYHAWKAKNRKRTTMNENERAPRSVMEAAARSPPLLSPRQEIVSVGSVHRYFRIPFVRPANAGATNEEANVEQTSDDNKRGWWFAHFDGQYVARQMELHADKPPILLVAGKDDMQMCELSLEETALTRKRGAEILEHEFNREWEQHGGKPYNRLNVKKL is encoded by the exons ATGGACTCTACGTTGATATGGGCTCGCGACATACAAGATGGCTACGTGCAGGGACGGATCACGGAAATTGGCAGCACCGAGTACGAGGTGCAGCCACTCAACAGCAAACTGCCGAAGCGCAACTGCATGCCCGAGGACATTTTCCCGTCGTGCGAGCTGCCCTCCGACCACGACGATAATT GTGAACTATTGTTCCTGAACGAGGCGACTCTGCTGGACAACATACGCAACCGTTACTACAAGGACAAGATCTAC ACTTACGTAGCGCACATTCTGATAGCGGTCAACCCTTACAAAGAAATCAATGGGCTGTACTCACCGGAAACGCTCAAGCGCTACAGtgggcgatcgatcggcgaaCTGCCACCACACGTGTACGCGATCG CCGATAAGGCGATTCGTGATATGCGCGTGCTGAAGATGTCACAGTCGATCATCGTGTCTGGAGAGTCGGGCGCGGGCAAAACCGAGAGCACCAAGTATCTGCTCAAGTTCTTGTGTGATACGAGTGCAACGGCGGGCCCGATCGAGCAGAAGATTCTCGATGCGAACCCGATCCTCGAAGCATTCGGCAACGCGAAGACTacgcgcaacaacaacagctcgcGCTTCGGCAAATTCATCGAGGTGCACTACGATCGCCGCTGCCAGGTAGTGGGAGGTCACATTTCACACTATCTGCTGGAGAAGAGTCGTATCTGCACGCAGAGTCCCGACGAACGGAACTACCACGTGTTTTATTTGCTGTGCGCTGGGGCACCTCCAGCGCTGCGCGAAAAGCTCGGTCTAACGCGCCCGGACGACTACCGGTACCTGGCCGGCTGTACGCAGTATTTCACTCGCCCGCAGACAGAGGCGCGCGTACCGGAGGCGTACAAGTCACGGGTCCACCAGACGAAGGGACCGTTGCGTGATCCGGTGCTGGACGATTTCGAAGACTTTCGCCAGCTGGATGAGGCGCTCGGGCGGCTCGGTCTAAGTGAAAACGAACGGGTACAGATCTACTCGCTGGTAGCGGCAGTATTACACCTAGGCAACATCCGGTTCGAAGAGAACCCGGAAGACACCAAGGGAGGTTGCCGGATCACCAATGATTCAGAGGCATCGCTCATCGTGACGGCTCGGTTGATTGGGCTGGACGCATCAGAACTGCGCCAGGCACTCATGTCACGGGTCATGACGAGCAAAGGCGGTGGTGTCAAGGGGACGGTCATTATGGTTTTGTTGAAGGTGCATGAGGCGAACAATGCGCGTGACGCACTTGCCAAAGCACTCTACTCAAAACTGTTCGACCACATCGTACGACTCATCAATCAAAATATACCCTTCCAAGCGTCCAGCTATTACATCGGTGTGCTCGATATTGCCGGCTTTG AATACTTTACGGTCAACTCGTTTGAGCAGTTTTGCATTAATTATTGCAATGAGAAGCTGCAAAAGTTCTTCAACGACAACATTCTCGCCGCTGAACAGGTGCTTTATGCCCGCGAAGGTCTGAACGTCCGTGAGATTAAGTACACGGACAATCAGGATATCATTG ATCTAATCGAAGCGAAGGCGAACGGTATTTTCAATTTGCTGGACGAGGAATCGAAGCTTCCGCGGCCCTCTTACTCGCACTTCACATCCGAAGTGCATTCCGCCTGGAATGGCCACTATCGTCTTTCCTTGCCTCGCGCATCTCGCTTGAAAACACATCGATCGTTGCGCGATGACGAAGGATTTCTGATACGTCACTTTGCAGGCGCTGTTTGCTACAATACG AATCAATTTATCGAGAAGAACAACGACGCACTGCATGCATCGCTGGAGGGGTTAGTGCAGGAATCGGAAAACGCCCTCCTAAACGCACTGTTCAGCGCTGGTAAGCCAGGGTCACCGCCGAACGTTGGCAAACTTTCGTTCATTTCGGTTGGCTCGAAGTTTAAATCACAATTGGGCGAGCTGCTCGAGAAGCTGCGCAACAACGGTACCAACTTCATCCGCTGCATCAAGCCAAATAACCGCATGACGGATCATTCGTTTGAGGGCGGGCTGGCGCTTGCCCAGTTGAAGTACTCCGGCACCAACTCGGTGCTTGAGCTGATGGAGTATGGGTACCCGTCGCGCGTACCGTTCACCGAGCTGTACAATATGTACACCAACTATTTACCGCCCGAGCTGGCCCGTCTGCAACCGCGCACCTTCTGCGAGGCAATGCTGCATTCACTGCAGCTCAATTCCAACGACTTCAAGTTCGGCATCACGAAGGTGTTCTTCCGACCGGGCAAGTTCGTTGAGTTCGATCGCATCATGCGCTCTGATCCTGAAAACTTAAAGTCGATcgtggcgaaggtgaaacgCTGGATGGTGCGATCCCGCTGGACCAAAAGTATCCGTGCAACACTGTGCGCTATCAAGA TTAAAAATAGAATCATCTATCGCAATAAGTGTATTGTGTTGCTGCAGAAAACGATCAGAGGTTATTTGGTGCGGAAGCAGCACTTGGTCCGCCTGCGGGGCATCGGCAAAGTGAAGGCCATCGAGGCAAATCTGAGCAAAATGCACAACATTGCCGGTCAGTTACGGTCGGCCGATCGTGACAGCATGCAGGAGCGCATACGAGCGGTACAGACCTTGATCGAACAGGCGATTGCGATGATTCGTGCCAATCCGAATATAAGTGGTGCTACTATTGATCAGCAGTACGATAACATAATGCGTCGCTTCGACGAGGACATGAAATTGATAAACGTgaagctgcaggagcagcGTAATGCCGAGGAGCAGGAGCGGTTGAATAAGATCAAGCAGGCTCTCGAGGCAGAGCAGCGccgaaaggaggaagaagagagacgTCAgcgcgaagaggaagaaacaaggaaaaa GAAAGCGGAAATGGAAGCGCGTCGTAAGGAGGAAGAATTGAGAAGAGTTCGGCAAGAGGATGAAGATCGGAAAGCTGCCCTCGCTTTGCAG GCTCAGCTAGAAAAGGAAGCCCAGGAGGACATTCAGTATCGGCAGCAATTGGAGCAGGAGCGGCGTGACCATGAGTTAGCCGTGCGCCTGGCTCAGGAATCGAACGGCCAGGTTGAGGAGAGCCCCCCGTCATTGAGGAA GTCGGAGGCAATTCGggcacagcagcagttggttgagaagcagaagcacgaCTTGTCCAAGTGGAAGTACTCGGAGCTTCGTGACGCGATCAATACAAGCTGCGATATCGAGCTGCTGGAGGCATGTCGTCACGAGTTCCATCGTCGTCTGAAGGTATACCATGCCTGGAAAGCAAAGAACCGTAAGCGCACTACGATGAACGAAAATGAGCGAGCACCGCGTAGTGTGATGGAAGCTG CGGCCCGCTCGCCACCGCTACTCTCGCCACGGCAGGAAATCGTATCGGTTGGTAGCGTGCATCGATACTTCCGGATTCCGTTCGTGCGTCCAGCCAACGCTGGGGCAACTAATGAGGAGGCGAACGTGGAGCAGACATCGGACGACAACAAGCGGGGTTGGTGGTTCGCACACTTCGACGGACAGTACGTTGCTCGTCAAATGGAGCTGCACGCGGACAAGCCTCCGAtcctgctggttgctggaaaAGACGATATGCAGATGTGCGAGCTAAGCCTGGAGGAAACCGCCTTGACTCGAAAGCGTGGTGCCGAGATACTTGAGCACGAGTTCAACAGAGAGTGGGAGCAACACGGTGGCAAACCGTACAATCGACTGAACGTGAAGAAGCTGTAG
- the LOC126580019 gene encoding myosin heavy chain 95F isoform X1: protein MDSTLIWARDIQDGYVQGRITEIGSTEYEVQPLNSKLPKRNCMPEDIFPSCELPSDHDDNCELLFLNEATLLDNIRNRYYKDKIYTYVAHILIAVNPYKEINGLYSPETLKRYSGRSIGELPPHVYAIADKAIRDMRVLKMSQSIIVSGESGAGKTESTKYLLKFLCDTSATAGPIEQKILDANPILEAFGNAKTTRNNNSSRFGKFIEVHYDRRCQVVGGHISHYLLEKSRICTQSPDERNYHVFYLLCAGAPPALREKLGLTRPDDYRYLAGCTQYFTRPQTEARVPEAYKSRVHQTKGPLRDPVLDDFEDFRQLDEALGRLGLSENERVQIYSLVAAVLHLGNIRFEENPEDTKGGCRITNDSEASLIVTARLIGLDASELRQALMSRVMTSKGGGVKGTVIMVLLKVHEANNARDALAKALYSKLFDHIVRLINQNIPFQASSYYIGVLDIAGFEYFTVNSFEQFCINYCNEKLQKFFNDNILAAEQVLYAREGLNVREIKYTDNQDIIDLIEAKANGIFNLLDEESKLPRPSYSHFTSEVHSAWNGHYRLSLPRASRLKTHRSLRDDEGFLIRHFAGAVCYNTNQFIEKNNDALHASLEGLVQESENALLNALFSAGKPGSPPNVGKLSFISVGSKFKSQLGELLEKLRNNGTNFIRCIKPNNRMTDHSFEGGLALAQLKYSGTNSVLELMEYGYPSRVPFTELYNMYTNYLPPELARLQPRTFCEAMLHSLQLNSNDFKFGITKVFFRPGKFVEFDRIMRSDPENLKSIVAKVKRWMVRSRWTKSIRATLCAIKIKNRIIYRNKCIVLLQKTIRGYLVRKQHLVRLRGIGKVKAIEANLSKMHNIAGQLRSADRDSMQERIRAVQTLIEQAIAMIRANPNISGATIDQQYDNIMRRFDEDMKLINVKLQEQRNAEEQERLNKIKQALEAEQRRKEEEERRQREEEETRKKKAEMEARRKEEELRRVRQEDEDRKAALALQAQLEKEAQEDIQYRQQLEQERRDHELAVRLAQESNGQVEESPPSLRNGTPEVTPLGNANRLIRSEAIRAQQQLVEKQKHDLSKWKYSELRDAINTSCDIELLEACRHEFHRRLKVYHAWKAKNRKRTTMNENERAPRSVMEAAARSPPLLSPRQEIVSVGSVHRYFRIPFVRPANAGATNEEANVEQTSDDNKRGWWFAHFDGQYVARQMELHADKPPILLVAGKDDMQMCELSLEETALTRKRGAEILEHEFNREWEQHGGKPYNRLNVKKL, encoded by the exons ATGGACTCTACGTTGATATGGGCTCGCGACATACAAGATGGCTACGTGCAGGGACGGATCACGGAAATTGGCAGCACCGAGTACGAGGTGCAGCCACTCAACAGCAAACTGCCGAAGCGCAACTGCATGCCCGAGGACATTTTCCCGTCGTGCGAGCTGCCCTCCGACCACGACGATAATT GTGAACTATTGTTCCTGAACGAGGCGACTCTGCTGGACAACATACGCAACCGTTACTACAAGGACAAGATCTAC ACTTACGTAGCGCACATTCTGATAGCGGTCAACCCTTACAAAGAAATCAATGGGCTGTACTCACCGGAAACGCTCAAGCGCTACAGtgggcgatcgatcggcgaaCTGCCACCACACGTGTACGCGATCG CCGATAAGGCGATTCGTGATATGCGCGTGCTGAAGATGTCACAGTCGATCATCGTGTCTGGAGAGTCGGGCGCGGGCAAAACCGAGAGCACCAAGTATCTGCTCAAGTTCTTGTGTGATACGAGTGCAACGGCGGGCCCGATCGAGCAGAAGATTCTCGATGCGAACCCGATCCTCGAAGCATTCGGCAACGCGAAGACTacgcgcaacaacaacagctcgcGCTTCGGCAAATTCATCGAGGTGCACTACGATCGCCGCTGCCAGGTAGTGGGAGGTCACATTTCACACTATCTGCTGGAGAAGAGTCGTATCTGCACGCAGAGTCCCGACGAACGGAACTACCACGTGTTTTATTTGCTGTGCGCTGGGGCACCTCCAGCGCTGCGCGAAAAGCTCGGTCTAACGCGCCCGGACGACTACCGGTACCTGGCCGGCTGTACGCAGTATTTCACTCGCCCGCAGACAGAGGCGCGCGTACCGGAGGCGTACAAGTCACGGGTCCACCAGACGAAGGGACCGTTGCGTGATCCGGTGCTGGACGATTTCGAAGACTTTCGCCAGCTGGATGAGGCGCTCGGGCGGCTCGGTCTAAGTGAAAACGAACGGGTACAGATCTACTCGCTGGTAGCGGCAGTATTACACCTAGGCAACATCCGGTTCGAAGAGAACCCGGAAGACACCAAGGGAGGTTGCCGGATCACCAATGATTCAGAGGCATCGCTCATCGTGACGGCTCGGTTGATTGGGCTGGACGCATCAGAACTGCGCCAGGCACTCATGTCACGGGTCATGACGAGCAAAGGCGGTGGTGTCAAGGGGACGGTCATTATGGTTTTGTTGAAGGTGCATGAGGCGAACAATGCGCGTGACGCACTTGCCAAAGCACTCTACTCAAAACTGTTCGACCACATCGTACGACTCATCAATCAAAATATACCCTTCCAAGCGTCCAGCTATTACATCGGTGTGCTCGATATTGCCGGCTTTG AATACTTTACGGTCAACTCGTTTGAGCAGTTTTGCATTAATTATTGCAATGAGAAGCTGCAAAAGTTCTTCAACGACAACATTCTCGCCGCTGAACAGGTGCTTTATGCCCGCGAAGGTCTGAACGTCCGTGAGATTAAGTACACGGACAATCAGGATATCATTG ATCTAATCGAAGCGAAGGCGAACGGTATTTTCAATTTGCTGGACGAGGAATCGAAGCTTCCGCGGCCCTCTTACTCGCACTTCACATCCGAAGTGCATTCCGCCTGGAATGGCCACTATCGTCTTTCCTTGCCTCGCGCATCTCGCTTGAAAACACATCGATCGTTGCGCGATGACGAAGGATTTCTGATACGTCACTTTGCAGGCGCTGTTTGCTACAATACG AATCAATTTATCGAGAAGAACAACGACGCACTGCATGCATCGCTGGAGGGGTTAGTGCAGGAATCGGAAAACGCCCTCCTAAACGCACTGTTCAGCGCTGGTAAGCCAGGGTCACCGCCGAACGTTGGCAAACTTTCGTTCATTTCGGTTGGCTCGAAGTTTAAATCACAATTGGGCGAGCTGCTCGAGAAGCTGCGCAACAACGGTACCAACTTCATCCGCTGCATCAAGCCAAATAACCGCATGACGGATCATTCGTTTGAGGGCGGGCTGGCGCTTGCCCAGTTGAAGTACTCCGGCACCAACTCGGTGCTTGAGCTGATGGAGTATGGGTACCCGTCGCGCGTACCGTTCACCGAGCTGTACAATATGTACACCAACTATTTACCGCCCGAGCTGGCCCGTCTGCAACCGCGCACCTTCTGCGAGGCAATGCTGCATTCACTGCAGCTCAATTCCAACGACTTCAAGTTCGGCATCACGAAGGTGTTCTTCCGACCGGGCAAGTTCGTTGAGTTCGATCGCATCATGCGCTCTGATCCTGAAAACTTAAAGTCGATcgtggcgaaggtgaaacgCTGGATGGTGCGATCCCGCTGGACCAAAAGTATCCGTGCAACACTGTGCGCTATCAAGA TTAAAAATAGAATCATCTATCGCAATAAGTGTATTGTGTTGCTGCAGAAAACGATCAGAGGTTATTTGGTGCGGAAGCAGCACTTGGTCCGCCTGCGGGGCATCGGCAAAGTGAAGGCCATCGAGGCAAATCTGAGCAAAATGCACAACATTGCCGGTCAGTTACGGTCGGCCGATCGTGACAGCATGCAGGAGCGCATACGAGCGGTACAGACCTTGATCGAACAGGCGATTGCGATGATTCGTGCCAATCCGAATATAAGTGGTGCTACTATTGATCAGCAGTACGATAACATAATGCGTCGCTTCGACGAGGACATGAAATTGATAAACGTgaagctgcaggagcagcGTAATGCCGAGGAGCAGGAGCGGTTGAATAAGATCAAGCAGGCTCTCGAGGCAGAGCAGCGccgaaaggaggaagaagagagacgTCAgcgcgaagaggaagaaacaaggaaaaa GAAAGCGGAAATGGAAGCGCGTCGTAAGGAGGAAGAATTGAGAAGAGTTCGGCAAGAGGATGAAGATCGGAAAGCTGCCCTCGCTTTGCAG GCTCAGCTAGAAAAGGAAGCCCAGGAGGACATTCAGTATCGGCAGCAATTGGAGCAGGAGCGGCGTGACCATGAGTTAGCCGTGCGCCTGGCTCAGGAATCGAACGGCCAGGTTGAGGAGAGCCCCCCGTCATTGAGGAA CGGTACGCCGGAAGTCACACCCCTCGGCAACGCAAACCGACTGATAAG GTCGGAGGCAATTCGggcacagcagcagttggttgagaagcagaagcacgaCTTGTCCAAGTGGAAGTACTCGGAGCTTCGTGACGCGATCAATACAAGCTGCGATATCGAGCTGCTGGAGGCATGTCGTCACGAGTTCCATCGTCGTCTGAAGGTATACCATGCCTGGAAAGCAAAGAACCGTAAGCGCACTACGATGAACGAAAATGAGCGAGCACCGCGTAGTGTGATGGAAGCTG CGGCCCGCTCGCCACCGCTACTCTCGCCACGGCAGGAAATCGTATCGGTTGGTAGCGTGCATCGATACTTCCGGATTCCGTTCGTGCGTCCAGCCAACGCTGGGGCAACTAATGAGGAGGCGAACGTGGAGCAGACATCGGACGACAACAAGCGGGGTTGGTGGTTCGCACACTTCGACGGACAGTACGTTGCTCGTCAAATGGAGCTGCACGCGGACAAGCCTCCGAtcctgctggttgctggaaaAGACGATATGCAGATGTGCGAGCTAAGCCTGGAGGAAACCGCCTTGACTCGAAAGCGTGGTGCCGAGATACTTGAGCACGAGTTCAACAGAGAGTGGGAGCAACACGGTGGCAAACCGTACAATCGACTGAACGTGAAGAAGCTGTAG
- the LOC126579748 gene encoding protein singles bar: MPHAVIRMPAGAVGAGTGAGVGRGGHLNEQQNRGIRIGCCRVCTCVNLHFLLSKNGILKCFELILGWFCQTMLIQFGLDTAKEIGEAFLGFLTCCSAFLITTSTLLLCYTISARTFHLVRQSIFEVVYNGLACAMYLSAASYLGFAVNVFLYPKFLIFKNTGGIHSAYPAMTAVYYMGGIVGLVYGVDAFVAFRHLKGYS; this comes from the exons ATGCCGCACGCCGTGATCCGTATGCCGGCGGGCGCtgtcggtgccggtaccggtgccggagtGGGCCGCGGTGGCCATCTGAACGAGCAGCAGAACCGTGGCATTCGCATCGGTTGCTGTCGCGTCTGCACGTGTGTTAATCTGCACTTTCTGCTGTCGAAGAACGGTATCCTGAAGTGTTTCGAGCTGATCCTCGGGTGGTTCTGCCAGACCATGTTGATCCAGTTTGGGCTCGACACGGCCAAGGAGATTGGTGAGGCGTTCCTCGGTTTTCTCACCTGCTGCTCGGCCTTCCTCATAACCACCAGCACGCTCCTGTTATGTTACACCATCTCGGCTCGCACCTTCCACCTGGTGCGGCAGTCCATCTTT GAGGTAGTGTATAATGGGCTTGCCTGCGCGATGTACCTGAGTGCCGCTTCGTACCTTGGTTTCGCCGTAAATGTGTTTCTGTATCCGAAGTTTCTGATCTTCAAAAACACCGGTGGCATCCATAGCGCTTACCCCGCCATGACGGCCGTTTAT tACATGGGCGGTATTGTGGGGCTGGTGTACGGTGTGGACGCATTCGTTGCCTTCCGGCATCTGAAGGGATACTCGTGA
- the LOC126579696 gene encoding uncharacterized protein LOC126579696, with protein MALEGDQEAAPRMLMAVSETEEVSKGGGAGEDDGALAQMVAYAAKLIEQQQQQQQQQYESEVPMVSMDGEAHPNMTLAAIGLGVLVALIILIILIAFITRRERSPHTKMTIINTNTNPIPTISQRLSSHTQPQSQPQVSRCVTFANDYELHDVVVTRM; from the exons atggcgcTGGAAGGTGATCAGGAGGCTGCACCACGGATGCTGATGGCCGTGTCCGAGACCGAGGAGGTATCGAAGGGTGGCGGCGCTGGTGAGGACGATGGTGCACTGGCCCAAATGGTTGCCTACGCCGCCAAACTgatcgaacagcaacagcaacagcagcagcaacagtacgagAGCGAAG TACCCATGGTTTCGATGGACGGCGAGGCACATCCGAACATGACGCTGGCCGCGATCGGGCTGGGCGTACTGGTAGCTCTGATTATCCTGATCATCCTGATCGCATTCATCACACGCCGGGAGCGAAG TCCTCATACGAAGatgaccatcatcaacaccaacaccaatccGATACCGACCATCTCGCAAAGGCTCTCCTCCCACACCCAACCACAGTCCCAGCCGCAGGTGTCGCGCTGCGTTACCTTCGCCAACGACTACGAGCTGCACGATGTTGTTGTGACGCGAATGTGA